The window ATAGATGTGTTATAGAAATAACTTACCTCAATCTACGATTTCTTTTCTCACTTCATGAGATCAATCCCTTTTGAATTCCAAAAATGAATTGAATAAAAAATAAATCAAATTAAATAAAAGAGTGGTGTTTTTGTGTCTAAATCAATGACGATTGCGGAGTTGGGAACAAAGACGCTGAAGGATTTATATGCTTTGGCGCGCGAATTAGGTGTTTCTTATTACGCAAAATTATCAAAAAAGGAATTAATATTTGCTATTTTAAAAGCGCAAGCTGAGAAAGACGGAAATCTTTTTGTGGATGGTGTGCTTGAGATCATCCAGTCTGAAGGGTTCGGTTTCTTACGTCCGATCAACTATGCGCCGAGTGCGGAGGATATTTATATTTCTGCGTCGCAGATCAGACGTTTCGATCTTCGTAACGGGGATCTTGTCTCTGGTAAAGCGCGACCGCCGAAAGAAAATGAGCGTTACTTCGGATTGCTTCACGTGGATGCGGTGAACGGTGACGATCCTGAGAGTGCGAAGGAGCGTATCCACTTTCCAGGTCTGACGGCTCTTTATCCTGATCGTAAGATGAATCTTGAAACTAAATCGAAAGTCCTTTCTACTAGAATTATGGACATGATGGCTCCGGTTGGTTTTGGACAACGTGGTCTGATCGTTGCTCCACCTAAAGCAGGTAAAACTATGATTTTAAAAGAAATCGCGAACAGCGTTTCTGAAAATCATCCACATGCAAAGCTAATCATCCTTCTGATCGACGAGCGTCCTGAGGAAGTGACGGACATCGAGCGTTCGGTCGCAGATGATGTGGATGTAGTCAGTTCGACTTTCGATGAAGTACCTGAAAACCACATCAAAGTGTCTGAGCTAGTTCTTGAGCGCGCGATGCGCCTAGTTGAACATAAGCAGGACGTCATTATTTTAATGGATAGTATTACGAGACTTGCTCGTGCATATAACTTGGTAATTCCACCGAGTGGTAGAACGTTATCTGGTGGTATCGATCCGGCATCTTTCCACCGTCCGAAGAGATTCTTTGGTGCTGCGCGTAATATCGAAGAAGGTGGTAGCATGACCATCCTTGCTACTGCACTTGTTGATACTGGCTCACGCATGGATGACGTCATCTATGAAGAGTTCAAAGGAACAGGTAACATGGAATTACACTTGGATCGTAAATTGGCTGATCGCCGTATTTTCCCAGCAATCGACATTTTACATTCTGGTACTCGAAAAGAAGAACTTCTCATGCCAAAAGAGCAGTTGGATAAAATGTGGGCGATCCGTAAAATGATGCAGGATCATCACGATTTCTCTGAGCGTTTCCGTCGTAGATTACGTGGATCGAAGAACAATGATGAGTTTTTCAAAATCATGGACGATGAGATGAAAGGGAAGAAAGAAAAATAATCGACATTGAGTCTATAGGAGTATTCAAAAACTCCTTGCAAAAGACAGACTCAGTTGGTATAATTCTTCTGTGTGAAAATAATAGACGACTTCCGTCATAAAAGACGGTGTTTATGAAAAAACTCTGTTTCCGAAGTGATTCAGGGCAAGGAGGGTAAAACATGAAGCAGGAAATTCATCCGGAATACCGTAAAGTTGTATTTTTAGATACAAGCTCTGATTTCAAATTCTTGAGTGGTTCTACTTTAGAATCAGAAGAAACAATCGAATGGGAAGACGGTAACACGTACCCATTGATTCGCGTTGAAATCAGCTCGGCTTCACACCCATTCTACACTGGTAAGCAAAAAGCTGACAAAGTCGGTGGCCGTGTAGATCGCTTCAAGAAGAAATATAACATGAACTAAGTGTGAGCTAGCTAACAAAGAAGCTGACCGATTATTCGGCTCTTCACCAAAAATAGATGATAATTTTTATTTTCTTACTTTTGGTGGATAGCAAGATCGGTCAGTTTTTTTTATACTTAAATGAGTGTTGAATAATGACGGTTATTGTAAAAAAAACACATTTATAAGCAATAAAGATTAATTAAACAATAAATGAGGTGCTCTATTCATGATGTATGTGATGAAGCAAAATGGATGGCTCGAGGTCATCTGCGGCAGTATGTTTTCAGGAAAATCCGAAGAGTTGATCCGACGTGTACGCCGTGCTACATATGGGAATCAAACGATTCGAGTATTCAAGCCTGCTATCGATGACAGGTACGACGGGGAGTCAGTTGTTTCGCATAATGGGAATTCAATTATTGCTAGACCGGTTGATTCTTCAGCGGATATTGAAGACTTTATTGATGAAACGGTAGACATAGTAGGGATCGATGAAGTCCAATTCTTCGATGAAGGTGTCGTTGAAGTGGCTCAAAACCTTGCTGACCGTGGCATCCGTGTAATTACTGCTGGGCTGGACCAAGACTTCCGCGGGGAGCCATTTGGTGTAATGCCAGCTTTGATGACTTTAAGTGAAAACGTGACAAAGTTGAATGCGATCTGCCCGATTTGCGGAGCACCTGCGAGCAGAACGCAGCGTCTGATTGACGGGAAACCTGCGAGTTATGATGATCCGGTTATTCTTGTAGGAGCGTCGGAATCTTATGAGCCGCGTTGCCGTCACCATCATGAGGTACCCAACCACCCGAGAACGTCCCAGAATAAAACGGCTGAGGGTTATTCAAAATAATTGCCCAAGATCCTAACCGGCGTGTCACCGCTCGGTTAGGTTTTTTATGCTCAATATTTTTATACTTTAAGATTAACTTTGTTAAAGGATTAAAGTATGTGAAAACAAAGGCTTTCGCCATTAGGACTTGGCGATAAGCCAAGTTTTTCTCATAAAAAAGAACTTGGGTTTTGGGCGGAAAATTACACTTTCTGGGTGTACTTTGACGGTAGCTCAAGGCTATAATATAATAGGAATGTTATGAAAGAAGAGGTGGACGTTACATGTTAGAAAAGTTGCAGGGGCTGGAGGATCGTTACAACAAGCTGACTGAGCTGTTGATGGATCCAGAGGTCATTGGTGATTCGAATAAATTGCGCGAGTACTCAAAGGAGCAGTCGGACTTACAGCCGATCGTGGAGAAGTACCGCGAGTATAAAGATGTTACGCAGCAAATTGAAGATGCGAAGACGATGTTGAATGAGGAATCTGACGACGACGTTAAAGAGATGGCTCAGGAGGAACTGAAGGAACTTGAACCACAAGTGGAACCGCTTGAGAAGGAGTTGAAGCTTCTTCTGATTCCGAAAGATCCTAACGATGATAAAAACGTCATCATGGAAATCCGTGGAGCTGCAGGTGGTGAAGAAGCTGCATTGTTCGCAGCGAATCTTTACCGTTTGTACAGCCGTTTCGCCGAGATGAAGGGCTGGAAGACGGAAGTAATCGAACTGCATGAAGCGGATATGGGCGGTTATAAGGAAATCATCTTCATGATCAACGGGAGAGGTGCATTCTCGAACCTGAAATATGAAAATGGTGCACACCGTGTACAACGTGTTCCTGAAACGGAATCTGGCGGGCGTATCCATACGTCGACAGCAACGGTTGCTGTACTTCCTGAAGCGGAAGAGGTCGAAGTCGATATCCATGAAAAAGATATCCGCGTCGATACATTCGCATCCAGTGGACCTGGGGGACAGAGTGTAAATACGACGATGTCTGCTGTCCGTTTGACGCACGAACCAACTGGCACAGTCGTCTCTTGTCAGGATGAGAAATCCCAGATCAAGAACAAAGAGAAAGCGATGAAAGTGTTGCGCGCACGTATTTATGAAAATGTCAGGCGGGAAGAGCAAGCGAAGTACGATGAAACTCGTAAGTCAGCTGTAGGTACGGGCGACCGTTCGGAACGTATCCGCACGTACAACTATCCGCAGAACCGTGTGACCGACCACCGCATCGGCCTTACAATCAACAAACTCGACCAGATCATGGAAGGGAAGCTCGAAGAATTCATCGATGCTCTTTTCCTTGAAGAACAAACGAAACGCTTAGAGGAAATCAGCGAATAAAATGATGAATGCACGAATGATAGATGTCCGAAAGTGGGCATCTTCTTTTTTAGAAAAAAATGGGCGCGAGAGCCGTGTGGCGGACTTGATGTTGATGCATCTGCTCCAGGTCGAGTGGAGTGAGTTCTTGATGATGCAGCAAGACGAACTTTCTGAGGATGTCTATCGGCAACTGCAGCTTTGGGTAGAGGAACACGCTGCGACTGGGAAGCCTTTGGAACACTTTACGAATGAAGCGGAATTTTACGGTCGGAAGTTTTATGTAGATAAACACGTGCTGATTCCGCGGCCAGAGACTGAAGAGTTAGTTGTGGAAGTGATAGAACAGCTTCGTGATCGTACGGATGATTTAGTGATTGCTGATTTAGGCACAGGTAGTGGTGTGATTGCATTGACGCTGAAGGCTGAACTGAGGGAGGCCGAAGTGTACGCGACGGACTTTTCCGAAAATGCTCTACGTGTCGCTCGGAAGAACGCGAACCTGTTAGGTGAGGACGTCCATTTTTATCAAGGTGATTTTTTACAACCGTTGATGATTAATGATGTGGCGCCTAATGTGGTAGTCTCGAACCCACCTTATATCCCTGAAAGTGAGCGCGTGCGTTTGTCAGAAACTGTGTTGCATGACCCAGGTGTAGCGCTGTTCGCAGATTCGGATGGTCTCGCTGCCTATGAGATGATCATCGGCCAGGTCATGCAGCTCGGTAAGCGACCTGAATTAGTTGTTTTTGAAATTGGACATGATCAAGGCGAAAGTGTGCCAGCTTTGATTCGCGCTATTGATCGTGAGGCAAACGTGCGCGTAGTTAAAGATATTAATGGGAAAGACCGGATTGTCGTCTGGCACGTCGGGTGAGTCAGGGTTTAACTGCCTGAGTCTGCGATTAATCTCTCCGAGTCTGCGAATAATCTCTCCGAGTCTGTGATTAGCTCTCATGAGTCTGCGATTATCCGGTGTGAGTCCGCAGTTAGCTGCGGTAAGTCCGCGATTATCCTCTGAGTGTTGGATAATCTCGCCTGAGTGTTAGATAACCCAATCTAACTGTTAGATTCGCACAAAACTAAAAGGGATGTGACCCAGATCACATCCCTTTTTTCCATTCTTCTGCAAGCATCCCATATACAATAT of the Halalkalibacillus sediminis genome contains:
- the rho gene encoding transcription termination factor Rho, which translates into the protein MTIAELGTKTLKDLYALARELGVSYYAKLSKKELIFAILKAQAEKDGNLFVDGVLEIIQSEGFGFLRPINYAPSAEDIYISASQIRRFDLRNGDLVSGKARPPKENERYFGLLHVDAVNGDDPESAKERIHFPGLTALYPDRKMNLETKSKVLSTRIMDMMAPVGFGQRGLIVAPPKAGKTMILKEIANSVSENHPHAKLIILLIDERPEEVTDIERSVADDVDVVSSTFDEVPENHIKVSELVLERAMRLVEHKQDVIILMDSITRLARAYNLVIPPSGRTLSGGIDPASFHRPKRFFGAARNIEEGGSMTILATALVDTGSRMDDVIYEEFKGTGNMELHLDRKLADRRIFPAIDILHSGTRKEELLMPKEQLDKMWAIRKMMQDHHDFSERFRRRLRGSKNNDEFFKIMDDEMKGKKEK
- a CDS encoding type B 50S ribosomal protein L31, yielding MKQEIHPEYRKVVFLDTSSDFKFLSGSTLESEETIEWEDGNTYPLIRVEISSASHPFYTGKQKADKVGGRVDRFKKKYNMN
- a CDS encoding thymidine kinase — translated: MYVMKQNGWLEVICGSMFSGKSEELIRRVRRATYGNQTIRVFKPAIDDRYDGESVVSHNGNSIIARPVDSSADIEDFIDETVDIVGIDEVQFFDEGVVEVAQNLADRGIRVITAGLDQDFRGEPFGVMPALMTLSENVTKLNAICPICGAPASRTQRLIDGKPASYDDPVILVGASESYEPRCRHHHEVPNHPRTSQNKTAEGYSK
- the prfA gene encoding peptide chain release factor 1, producing MLEKLQGLEDRYNKLTELLMDPEVIGDSNKLREYSKEQSDLQPIVEKYREYKDVTQQIEDAKTMLNEESDDDVKEMAQEELKELEPQVEPLEKELKLLLIPKDPNDDKNVIMEIRGAAGGEEAALFAANLYRLYSRFAEMKGWKTEVIELHEADMGGYKEIIFMINGRGAFSNLKYENGAHRVQRVPETESGGRIHTSTATVAVLPEAEEVEVDIHEKDIRVDTFASSGPGGQSVNTTMSAVRLTHEPTGTVVSCQDEKSQIKNKEKAMKVLRARIYENVRREEQAKYDETRKSAVGTGDRSERIRTYNYPQNRVTDHRIGLTINKLDQIMEGKLEEFIDALFLEEQTKRLEEISE
- the prmC gene encoding peptide chain release factor N(5)-glutamine methyltransferase; its protein translation is MIDVRKWASSFLEKNGRESRVADLMLMHLLQVEWSEFLMMQQDELSEDVYRQLQLWVEEHAATGKPLEHFTNEAEFYGRKFYVDKHVLIPRPETEELVVEVIEQLRDRTDDLVIADLGTGSGVIALTLKAELREAEVYATDFSENALRVARKNANLLGEDVHFYQGDFLQPLMINDVAPNVVVSNPPYIPESERVRLSETVLHDPGVALFADSDGLAAYEMIIGQVMQLGKRPELVVFEIGHDQGESVPALIRAIDREANVRVVKDINGKDRIVVWHVG